AGCACTTGGCCCCTTTCCAGGCGTCTGTACCGGATTTAAATCTTACCTGATGGTCAGCTAAGCTCAAATAAGATTTTACAACAAGATGGATGACAAATAAACTGTAAAGAATTAGTTATCCCTTTGCGTTGTGGGCGGAGCTTGGCAGCGAAGTTTGAGGAAACACAAGATGACTTCCAAGTGAAATATTTGCATCCGACACCAGTTAGTCTAATTCGCACCAAATTTGGCGTGGCTGTTTATTGTGACAGGACGTTGAAAACTCATTCGAACCTTCGCCGTCAAATGCGCGagtgcaccattttgcttttaatttggattttGCCCATTGCCAGTGATCCTCCTCGGGAATTCACGTAATTgtcttagaaaaataaacacctgaCTTTAATAAATCCATGCTTTCATTCAGAACAACTTTCAGGGCTAATACATGTGTAACTGCAAAAgccaccagcaggtggcagaataCTTCCAGTAAACTGTAGCCAAAATGAAagtgttgtcatggcaacgtGATGCTTTCCAATGCACACCATGTAGTAAAAGCTCAAATCTTCAATCTAGATGAAGACTTAactgtgttttttaaatcaaagatgcatttcaatgaatgaattaaaaagacaaaaaagtagatttgatgtcattttaaaatatatttaaaaaaaaaaagattaggaaATATTGCATCTCTCCTTTACGtaagtgacatttttatttatttttacttatttgtctttttcttaCAGATTTCTCTGTTAAGTGTTCTTAgttgtgtgtataaatatatatatatatatatatataaacattccaaaatatgtatataatatttgtgtatttatatatgtatatttaaatgtatttttagattAAAGGTAAACCTATTAACTGTTTGTATAAGAAAcagcccatttaaatgaaatgaaatattcttttaaaaaagtagaataaatacatcaaataattcatttgaaaagcatgcattaaaaaaatgaacattattGACACACTTTTGACAAATGATGGTGCGGTCACGTAATAGTGCCACCTGCAGAAGTGTGTTGTCAAATCCGCTCTAGCGTTGCGAACGTCACCTTACCAACGTACTGCACACGATCGCGCCAGATGAAGCGCGCGACGCGGCACTGCTCGCTGGACTTTAGGATTCAATGCCGATCACGTCTATTATAGCAGCACGTTCACTTTTGAAGAAtgaatattattcaaaaaagaTGTCAAGTCCCAGCATGAAAAAACAATAACGTGAATTTTACATCCTCTTTCCTTGtcaatatttgattaaaaaaaaacagcaactctGCCAagctttttgggggaaatatCCCTGCATGATTAACATAACCAGTTCAAACCAGAAACGCTCGCAAATGTGtcagggattaaaaaaaaaaaaaaaagtaatcttgTTGATAGAAGAGTTAacttttaacctttttttatgGCCCTTTTGCATCTTAAATACACAATCGTATGCTGTAAATCCAACGCAAACTACAGTATAAAGAGGAAGGAATAAGTTTCACGATCGCCACAGAACAAGAAATGGAACTTGTCGCACTATCgctaagagaaaaaaagaagcttttttgaTCATGGAAAGAGCCCTAGATAGGTTTTCCTTTTATTGAGTTCAATTTATTTGCGCTTGTGTATCCAAATAATGAGTTGTTTTGATGTTTAAATATAATGGTGGCTTAATGCTAATAAATCAAAACTCTGGAAAAGTAAAATGTTTGTAGGAACTTTTAATAGCTTGCATATGAGGTCTCTCTCCAAAGTAAATAGTTGCATCGGCCCCAGGATTGACCCCTGGGGGCCTCCACGTGACTTCAATCAGATCAGATTGGGGCGAGATCGTCGGATCTTTCCCATTCTCTCATCAAGTGTTTCTTTAAGGGCAGTTGAAAGTTGGTAGCCGACGGGGGAGGGGCCGCATCCCACCTTAAGAGGAGTTTGTTGACTTGACACGAAGTAACCTTGCCCTTGAAAACCCGTCGAGCCGCTTTGCAATCTTGAGTCTGCTTTCCTGGTGCTGGCAAATGCCGCGTTGTTGTTTTCCTTCCACGCGACTGCAGTTCGAAGACGCCAATTGAGAAGCCGACAATTCATTGTTCAACGCATCGAAACCAAGTTTGTATtcgtaaaaaaaactttattaataCTTTGTCAAAAGCATCATATCTTACAGAGTGTCGaatgcttcagaaaacagaaacaaatcgCTACTtgtggaaaaaattaaaaagtcccgaactttcttcttcttgacagaaagaaagaaagaaagaaaacaaaatgtgttggAGACAACGAAGGCGGCGCTGCTACGTTAAGGCTAAAACTAAACAGTGTGATGCAGCTTCCTCGGTAAAGTGACAATGTACGttttaaataattgacatttaaataataataataaaaacaaggaaACAACATGCAGACAGATATTGCACACGTCTTTGTACCCTTTCAAACTGTCACGTGAATTTTCTATTTCGCAAGAAGAGGCTTTGAAAGCAGCGGCACGGCCACCATTTTGAGCGGAGGCGGACATTTTAGGATGACTTTTCGGGGATGATATGAATTTGCCTGGCATTTGAGTTTTCATCCTTGCTGAACTTTGGACTCTGAAATGCTCAATTGTGACAAATGGCAGCTCTCCGCTTGCCCACCCTTGCTTTTTCTTTCAACTGCAGGTAGTCTTGTTTGTGCGCTCCTTTGGCATGGACAGAAACGCTCTGCTAAAAAAGGCGGAGTGTCTGGATGCTCGTGCTGCTTGAGCAAACTCATCAGCACGGAAACAAACGCGAGATAAAAACCAAACACTGTTAAACTAAAGTCGAGTTAGTTGCAAATGTGTGGCAAACcttcaaaagtaaaacaaataaaatcaggataaaatgaaaaagaaggaaaCGTGTGACGTATCAGCTCAACTGATCGTCGAAATTCAAGCGCTAAAAAACATTTggcagcgcacacacacaaatacacacacttaAGTGAGGGGGAGTGGCTTGTCCATCAAGAGTCCAGGAAACGGAACAcggatcaaattaaaaaaaaaaaaaaaaacgctccagAGGCAACCCTCACGTGTGCGTGAAGATTTTGTCGTAGTCGTCCCCACCGCAGTCGTCGCGGCAGATAGACACGGGgatcccgccgccgccgccgccgcccaccACCACGCGGTTCGCCCGCTGGTCGGCCATGGCCAGGTTGAGCAGGCTGGTGCAGGTGGGCAGGTAGACGTGCTGCACGTGCGCCACCTCCGAGCGGCACACCGGACACAACTGGCAGGAAACAAGAAAGGCGCGTTCAGGGCTTTTCGTGCAGTGCTCATCGGGTGGACAGAAATGCCCAAATATGGGCGGGGGGCAAATTGATATTAATATTGGTTCACgtcctgttattttttttacacatcaaTCAATTTAAAGTGCCGACAGTGTCACAAGATACTGCCTTTGATGCGCTTGGTGGGAGCCGCGCAGCATTATGTTGCGTCAGGATGGAAAGTgaagatttgaaaaaaagttcaattagCAGATGACAAAACTCGATTTTGCAAATTTTCAAccattcgatttttaaaatgacgatttaTCAAATGAATTCCATTTATTGCCCagcatcatgttttttttaattagacagttttgaatgtttttggagCGCCAATCTGATTCCTTTGGTCCTGAAAATGTGGGTTGCGGCGCCCCGAGGCTCACCTGCAGCTGGTTGGCGCACGTCTGGCAGCACACCAGATGCCCGCAGGGGCAGAAGGCGGCGTTGATCTGCTCCTCGCAGCATAGCATGCACAACAGCGCCTCCTGCAGTTTGTGCAGCCTCTCCTGCAGCGCCCGACTCTGCTGGCAGTTGCCgcagtcgtcgtcgtcgtcgtcgtcggagCCGTCCTGGCGACTGGGCGAGCGCGATGGCGGCGAGCGTTCGCCCCCGGAGCGCGACATCACGTCCACCACGCCGGCGTTGTAGAGGGCGCGGCGTGCGTGGTCGTAGACTTCCTTGGAGGTGCGGCGGATGTCGAAGACGTACTTCTTGCCCAGGTTGATGTTCTCGTTGAGGAAGAGGGACGCCAGGTGGCCTTTGAAGTCGCGGCTGTACTGCATCATCACGGCGTTGGTCACAGTGTCACACCTTAGCGGGTGGGAGAATCATGCAAATTCACTTTTGATTTCTTAGGCTGCATGAACTCAGTTGCACCCCCAAAAAACGTatcaatacgttctattttgacgtattgatacattttgttatgctcgagcatacggaaggctttgatgcagcctctgacctgaaatggtagttattacaaaaacggccagcaggtggcagcagagtatcagagaccaaccagggccatgttgcaaaaagctattttccccaatgtttgaaacaaatttgtgaataatgatgaaacttggctatattctaatgctaattgctgaaaaatggatacaaatatacttgttttttttcctgatgaaagaagagactctaatcttttcttttggcagattccatgcttttatagcaatagaacacaatgttctgtagtcaaaatccagtcaaaccgccgggagcgaaggggcttgcttcagtgaaaatagctgccagtgaatgagttaagtgtctTGTTGCCAAAAAGTTGCTAGATGTGTTGCCGAAAGAGGCGCTTACCGGTAGAAGGCGTGAGTCTCCGTGATGGCCCGGTACAGGCCACTGGCGGCGCGGTTGCTGATCAGCTTGAACATGAGCACCACGCTGTCATTGTTGTCCTTGGTGACGGTCAGGTACACCGTCTTGCCCGACTGAGTGGCAATCTGGATGACCGGGTAGCTCACTCTGCGCAGAGAGGGCGGCATTTATGAACGACGTGTTGgatgcaggggtgtcaaactcaaagcACACTTTTGCTTCAACGGGGTCCGTCATCGGACAGTCCCGGGGGGTCGGACGCACCGGTTGATGAGGCTGAAGTCGTCCTTGCACACGGCGATGCCTTCGGGTCCGACGCCGATGGCCAGGCGCTGGCCGCTGGCGTCGCGGGCCCAGTGCCACTCCACGCCGTAGTGCTCCAGCGAGGAGACCAGCTGCAGGGCTTGGTACTCCACCGAGGCCTGGCTCAAGCCCTCCAGGGCCTTGTGTCGGGACACGATGCTGCCACGAAAGGGCGGCGATTATtcaggaagacaaaaaaaaagtctcgtgTTCCCATCGATCTTGTGGAGTAGTCGAGGAACGGACCACTAACACGACCCTCTGGAACTGTCAACGCGTTGCATAAGAGCTTCAAGGGCAACGCCACTACTCGTATTGATTGATTTGGACTTGTTACATACACGTTGCATTGGCCGTTACCTGTTGACCGTGGCGGGACACGGCTCCTCGCCGCAGAGCTCCAAGTACCAGTACCGGGCCGTGTTTTGGTTGTAGTCGCCGAACTGGGCCTGGGCCAGCAGGGCGCTCAGTTCCTCAGCCTGCTCCGAGCCCATGCGCAGGTGGCCGTTGTGGAGGTCCTCCTTTACATGCGTGAAGAAAATGTGTCTGGTGGACAAACGGGAACTGGTTAGCGCCAGGAACGGACATTCGGGACACTGCGGGGTTTTGCATGGACAGGCTTTTGTTATTTTCAAATGTGACTGGCGAGTCACTGGGAAAACCGGAACACAATGAGGCAGAACTGGCGGGCTGGACAAAGTCACAATGACTCACTTTCTGTTTTCAATGCCTCAGCAAGAGGAACAATGACAAGTTCCCGTGAAAAAGGAGCGCCGATAGAGTGGCAGTAAGTCTCGCTGCAGTTGCCGGCAACAATGGCCAGCGATTGGTACTTTTTGGGTCAGAAGACGGACAGTGcttcgtgggggggggggatttatcAGCCCACTCATCTAGAGGAAAAGATGGCGGCATTACGAGGAGAAGGTGTTTTTGTTTGGCGTGAACAACGTGACGAGAACACGGAGTTCTGGCCCGgccaaagaaaacaacaaccacTCGTGGACTTGGGCAGGGGGCGGACCATTGTTTTGTCCACAAGATGTAAGGAATTCTTCAACAGCAGGAGACCAGAACATCCTGACATCATCACTCAGTCTCTGAACTGAAGTAACCTCAACTCCTCCTGCAGTTGACCTACGGCACAGTAACCTTAAGAAGATTACAACTGGAAATCAGGTTGGGCAGGCCTCCTGGTGACTCACGTTGGGAGACTTTTGCAGTTTTTGTATCCGCCAGCAAGTTGATCTGACAGCTCTTTTTGGGCCGGACTTGGTGGGCCGCCAATTGGCGATTATCTTTGGGGTGCGGGTCGGAAACCTGCAAATTCCCGCATCGATTCCCTCGTGCCGCATCGGAACCTCACGCAAAGGACAGCGTAGCTGGGAAAAAGTATTTTGATTGGGCTATGGACCGTAATGGTGCTGCTTGAAGGCAACTCGTCCCAACAATGCGGAACGCTGAGGGATGAACACGACGATAGCAATTTCTCCGCTTTTGGAGGTACTAAATCGGACATTTTTCAAGACAACAGATCTCAAGATCAAGTTTTACCGAGGCAAACCCAACTGGTAGACGTAAACAAAGCCCGAGTCTCTTGACTGTCTCTTCCACGGAGGTGGTCCGTGGGGGACGACAGTCAGACAGCAGCACTTCCTTTCCTTATCCGGTCTTCGGGGACAGACCTAgacatcgggggggggggggggggtaagacTTGGGCTGCAAGGGCCGCTCCCGATAAAGCCAGACCATAACAAGCTGGCGGCGCAGCTCGCTGACCGGGGTTGTAGCAAGCAGCGCTTTGATATGATGTCAAACATCCTCGTCTTCGAACCCCCCCTGGCTACACTccacacacacagcaaacaCTGCTTCATTGTGTCAGGCGCAGCAGGAGTCATGTGACGCAGCAGCGCGGCTCCTTTTGCGGCCTACCTGATGCAAACAATAGACTGGAGAGCAGCAGGGTTCCAACCTGGGGTTACTACAGGGCAAGGCACCTGCCGGGGTTACTACAGGGCAAGGCACCTGCCGGGGTTACTACGGTTTAGGCGGAGTGAGGTTACCGTCGGTCACCGTGTCACCGAGCATCATTAAATTAGAGCCCAGCTTTGCTTGAGACGGATATTTTCTCCACAAACTCAAAACACATTCACTTTGCATCTGCTTTATGGTTATGGAGCTCGCTGACCAGCTGTTAAATGTGAAATGCATTACGTACaagaaatgaatgtaaaaaaaattaataaatgtatcaGACGTCCATTCGTCAGTCCGCAAAATGACGTCGCTTCTGCCGAACAAACAAATGGCGACGATGACCAAACATCCTTGGCGGTggccataaaaataaatgtgacgcGAGAAAAGCGCAGTACGCAGTTGCTGCGTGGTCCTCGCCCGGGTCTCAGCAGGTGCTGCTGTCGGGCTCAGGACAAATATTGGTTTTAAAAAGAATCAGCAAGGAAGCCGACAGACGGCTCTTCCACTCTGACGGCCCTGAGGCGGAatgcggcgggggggggggggggttggattgggggggggggggggcgaatgTCAACTCTCCCACAGAAGCGCCACAAACTAAACTCAACTAAACTGCTTCTCACGCTGGcagtagaaataaatacaaaccatCCGTGCGGtcaataaaaacagttgagaGTTTGGTCAGCAAGTTTCGGAGTGAAGCTCCTGCAGGGCGCCGCTGGCGAGAGGCGGACCGTTTGCGGACAAAAAACGTCTCGGCGGTGGTTTTCGTGCAAGCAATCAACAAGTCATcgggaaaaacaacaacgttgCGGCTCGGACGCGGCGTGTTCGTTGGGCAACGCTTTTCAGTAGCCAAAAGGTTTTTACTACAAACATGAAATGTTTCTTTGTATACGCGCTCGTAATGCTCAATCGTACGAGGAACAAAGTCTCGCTTGGTCagtggttttgtttttgaacttgtgctaaaaaaaaaacacaaataaaaaatgtttgtacgCATTCTTAAGGAGCGGACAACCAAACTGGTAGCAAAGTCCAAATAAGTTTGCCCAGTGTGTCTCTATAAAAGCATTGTCCCCTTTTGGGGTCTTCCAGCCCGAGTGGGACGGTGAGAACAAAACGTCCCCACACAAAGTGAAACCCAACACCACTGCACTCGCTGGCAGCCAATCAGCCGCAAGCGGTTCCGTCCCAACAATGCGGCTCGTGCTGGCGTTCCAAATGCCGGGGTTACTAGCAGTCAATGAACTCCAGTAAACTCTCTCATCAATCTGCACGGAGTAACGGGATGTCCTCAACGTATGTCTCTTGCCGCTTTGTGCACGGCAAACAAGTTGGTGGGCTTTCgtgtctgcccccccccccctttcccccccAATTATGGAAATGATCAACTTTGCCACGCGCTACCCACAATCCACGGCATATGCAAAACATCCCTGGAATTTTGCGTTGCCAAATTGTCTGACTCTTGCTTTTTGAGTCGTTTGGACAATTTCGCCTGTAAAAGATTGTCAAAAATATGGAATGTTCTCACAAAATGCCTGCTTAaaaacttcctgttcaatttagGACGAGTCCTCAAGACTTTTTCGTActtcttttgtcatttctatGCCATCTTATAGATTTTGTGGCTGAAATCGGAATGATTTTTTGTGTGGCCTAAATAAGTTACAAATGCAAACAATGTTTCAACTGGATGCAGGgtagttagttaaaaaaaaaaaactggctcaAGATTTCTCCATAGTTAAACTTTAGCTTGaggcaaaacaacccaaaaaaacttGGCATAAGAACAAAGAAGGTTAACAGATTCAATACTtgtgatcattattttttttttttttaatataagtgCGTGCCAACAGGTTGTGCCCTGCTGTGGCACCCGATGCTAACTAAAAACTAAATCAAATAAGAGcggaaggggaggggggaaaaaaaaacaacaacaacaacaaacagccCCCAGCGGCTGAAGTTTAGCGACGCAAGCAGGCTTGTTGGTCCACATCACAGAAAAGCTGATTAATGCAAATAAGATGcttaaatacaacaacaacaacacaaaacagactttctttttctttttttttggggggggggggggggtcaccacTGGAAGGTCGCCATGTCCTCACTTCACTTCTTCAACAGACTCTTGAAGTTTAAAGCCTATTTCATGCATTTAAAGAGCtgggctcttaaaaaaaaaaaagatggctgctGAAGCGTGATAAACTCAAGTCTGGCTAATTAAGGAGTGCTGAAAACAACACAAGCACAGCaacatgcttttaaatgttgcttCAACAAAATCAACTTCATTCCcaagtgacaaaaaaatggctgccagtcatgAAGTGAATGGACACGAAGCCTTTGTTGCGATGGATCCCGACCATTTGCGGGTTCAGAATACACGCGCCGCACGCCTGAACGGCGTGCTGGAGGCGAGCCGCCAGCTTGACGTGGCAAGCAAACGTCGCCTTGCATAAGCGCGGCACGTTACGTAACGCGAAGGCGCGAGAAGGAGGAAGACGACGACCGCGGCGTAGAGACGCACAAGTCTGGAACTCGTCAGCCGCCTTCTTGTCCGGCGTTGTGACAAACTGCTGGGCTCGCTTGGAGCGCTTGCAACAAGGCCGCGTGAACACGCGCATGCACGGCCGAGTTTctcatttgtgtgtgcgcgtgttaaTGTTCCCAAAACACCGGTTGAACATTACCTACAAGTGCACGCATGGATTCATCCCAGCGCCTTCTATGGGTGGCTTTTGCATACgagatttgtgtgtgcgtgagacgATGAGGCGCGCCTGTAGAGCGGCAACGCCAGCTTACATTAAGTAGGTCAAAGGTGACAGCTTGAAAAGCAGACTCCGGGTGCAAAGTCGACACATTTGAAAGGAATACGTTTGAGGAGTGAGTAAGTGGGGGATGAGGTCaaaactaaactcaaaacaAATGAGCCAGAGTTTACACAAATGATGTGGCACAGGTTCCAAAACCAATCTGCAAATAGGTGAATGCTTCATGCTCAATAAAAGAACCACTGATTGTCGCACCCAAACTAAGTGGGGCCAAATTCCTTCTCCGCATTTGAGCAGCAGGGGGCCGCGCTCGGGAACCATTCGGTGATCAAACCCGCCAATTCCATCCCTTAATGccgagtgtcaagcagggaggcaaatggctCCCATTTTTAGAGTCTGTGGTATGAGCCGgtccggggattgaacccacaacctcccaatctgggacactctaccacaaggccactgagccGGTGAGATTGGGGGTGCAATAAGGAGTTGAAAGGTTGCCGGCATGCCGACAAATGGTGGGCTTATTCTGCTGGCTCGCATATCCTGCCGCACCACATTGACCTGTAGTAAGCCCAGAAGAGCTTGCGATGGGGTTACTCCAGGGCGTTTTGTGGCGTGTAGCAAACTGCGACACGACCTGAGGCGCATTGTCGATCAAACATcgataaagctgccttgccttaAAAGAACGTCTGTGATGTTGTTAGTCTCAAAAATCCAATTTTTGCTCCACTTGACTAAAAGTAGGCTCATCAAAAGTATTAGCGACGTAACCGGCTCACACAAACTCGCCAAACACAAGACAACATGAACGTGATCAAGTCTTTTTCTAACTTCACTTTTGCCACACGATAAATGATGAGGAATCGCGGCAAATCGGACCGTCAACGTCGACCGTGCGGGCTTCATCGAGACGAGAGAAACCGAAAACAAGCGTTTGGCGGTGTACGAGATGCAACGCAAAAGCACCAATTAGACGAGATTTCCAGCCAGTAACGGAGGACAAAAGGCCACCAATATGCGACTTTGCAAATACAACGGAAACCCAAAAGGATTTTGGGATGATGTTTCGGCAAAAACTCAAATGAAGCGATTCTCCCGACCGCTGTGTGGGAAGCGAGTGGAAACGGTTTCGCGCACCTGGTTTGTTCCTGCAGAACGAGATGCGGCTCCACGAAGAACTTGACCCGCAGCCGCAGTCGGCACGGCGTCACGTGGTCCACCTGCTGGCAGATGCGATTGCGCAGGTTCATCCACAGGTTCTCGCCTTTGTTGCCCGTCAACTGCAGCCCAAAGTAGTCCACCTCGATGATGCCCAACTTCCTGCAAACCTGACAcgacaaacaaaaagcaaaaaaagctaaattggaGAAAATGCAATGAGAACCCGACAAAAGACAAACCAGACATACTGGAAGGAAATGCGGGAAACTCGATGGATTAGAAAATAGCTCGATTCCTACAGCTGACAATTAAATTGAatatgcttaaaaatatttttttttcaaaaacaattactgcattttttaaatgacattgtaGTTAAAGCCGATTAAGGCAAACGTATACACTAataattgtaaacatttttaaattgtaatcttATGGGATTGAGAAAGACAGAATTTAAGAAGAAtaaattgggattttttttcccccccgaggAAAAAATGATGAGGTCATACTTTACGTAATTGTACTTCGCAAGTATAAACAgacttttgttttctgttgtgTGAGTATTTTTCGTTCGTTTATTGTTCATACTTTGTTATGTGCACCACCTAAACAAATATAATAGTATATATTAGCAGACCTTCTTGCACTTTAAAGATCTTTTTCTCCAAAATATTGCTTGTCGACTCTTGTAGTGCAACTCGTGCCTCATAACGAGTCAAGCACAATAATACATtgattttgggctttttttgcacgggggtggggggggggggggggttcgtcCCTCCGACGTTCCGCCCCTGAGCCCACGACGTCCCCCTcagccagcagcagcagcagtcgtAGTCGTTCCAGATTACATAACCGGTCCAAACTCCTTCATGTCGTGCATACGAAGCACAAAAGTGAGCGGAGGAATCTGATGGACGGTGCACGCAAATCAAATGCGATGTGAGCGCGAGTTTACGTTCTATCGGAGAAGCGGAAAAAACTAGTGACGTCACAAGAAGCGCTCGGCGTTGGGAATGAACTCGAGTAACCTTTGAGGTAAGCCATTCACGTGAATGCAGCTTCACTTTTTGTTGCGTTTGCCGCATCCGGAATCGAGAAAACTTGCGACTCCCGCTTGTTGTTTTCCGTTCATCTGTCCAATTAACGAGGAACATGAAAAGAGCGCAACGAAGTTTGTAAATATCAACGGAGTGACGTGGACAGACGCCAATTCACGCCACAAAGCACGCGTTTGGTGTGATACGAGTCAAGTTTGCTGGAAAAGGATGCCATGTCGGCGTCTTTTGTCCCGAACGAAGCTCACCTTATTCAAGCAGTCTTCTCCGTTGGCCTTGGCGTCAACTTCCACTTCCATCACCACCGAGTCCGGACGGGTAACGTGGCAAAGCATTTTGCTTCCCACTCTTTTGGTTTACGCGCCCCTCAAACAACCACAAATCAAACAATGCTCCGGCGTTCTCGAACCCCCGACATCGATTCCCTCTCGTCACTTTCTTTTGCTCCCTCTTTACTCGCTGGTGCTGACGTGCGATTGATTATATAAACGAAGCGGCGGCCACAAGCCCCGCCCCGCTCGCCGACCGACCAACAGCGTGCATGCTTTCATAGTAGTTGCCGGCCATTTGGGCCAATCAGAAGTGTCGTTGAATCGGATGCCCCGGCGAAGTGTTCATGGCGCCCTCTTCTGGCACTTTCGCTTCCATCAACTCAAccctgctcctttttttttttttttttcctggagagctcagtatattgttcattcggtaattttaccgattttacatgtcatcatcattgctctctcttttttatttttattttttattttgtatgtgtgcgtgcgtgtgagtgtgtattcattagttcacctaaaacctattaaaaaaaatcccataccgttcacctaaagcgAACACTTCCacccagagtcgtgaggcttgtcaggagacccgaggaaggaccaaagaaaagacagGAAACTCAACCCTGCTCCTAATCAAGCAGACACTTGAGCCAActggagaggaggaggatgttTAATCGTGCCTTTACAATCTTTCGTTCAATTATGTATGGCAACATAGTCCAGAAATAGTGACGGAAACGCCAAATAGGTCGCCTCTTCAACACGTGGCGTCTAGACAGGTGcatgacaacaaaaacacatttttgatgtTATGAAGGTTATCGTCTGAAGAATAGCAACAACCGCAATCAATTACGAGCTCAGTGAGCAGTGTTCTTCAAACTGCTTTTAAAAAGCAAATTGTGACActagacaacaacaacaaaatggaagCTTTGCTACACGAATTTTACGTTTACAACCTGCATGATCATTGAACCTGTGCTAAAACGTTAGCATGCACACTCGAAGGACTTCCGCTGTCGAGGAGACGGCATGTGAGAAAAGGCTGCCTTCGTTCTGGTTGAGGGGCGGGACAGGTGAGAAGACCCTGCTTATAAGAAGCAACACGTGCAATAAAGCACTGCTTTAATTCTTATGCCAAGGAGACAATGTATGTAAATGATGAAGAAGCAACGTGCAAGAAG
The sequence above is drawn from the Vanacampus margaritifer isolate UIUO_Vmar chromosome 17, RoL_Vmar_1.0, whole genome shotgun sequence genome and encodes:
- the LOC144037172 gene encoding E3 ubiquitin-protein ligase MYLIP-A-like — translated: MLCHVTRPDSVVMEVEVDAKANGEDCLNKVCRKLGIIEVDYFGLQLTGNKGENLWMNLRNRICQQVDHVTPCRLRLRVKFFVEPHLVLQEQTRHIFFTHVKEDLHNGHLRMGSEQAEELSALLAQAQFGDYNQNTARYWYLELCGEEPCPATVNSIVSRHKALEGLSQASVEYQALQLVSSLEHYGVEWHWARDASGQRLAIGVGPEGIAVCKDDFSLINRVSYPVIQIATQSGKTVYLTVTKDNNDSVVLMFKLISNRAASGLYRAITETHAFYRCDTVTNAVMMQYSRDFKGHLASLFLNENINLGKKYVFDIRRTSKEVYDHARRALYNAGVVDVMSRSGGERSPPSRSPSRQDGSDDDDDDDCGNCQQSRALQERLHKLQEALLCMLCCEEQINAAFCPCGHLVCCQTCANQLQLCPVCRSEVAHVQHVYLPTCTSLLNLAMADQRANRVVVGGGGGGGIPVSICRDDCGGDDYDKIFTHT